One Setaria viridis chromosome 7, Setaria_viridis_v4.0, whole genome shotgun sequence genomic region harbors:
- the LOC117865222 gene encoding uncharacterized protein codes for MKSPDKFVLVRNRTSEECAAECAKNCSCVAYAYADLSSSGTKGGMTRCLIWAGELIDTEKMRDMAGGETLYLRSAGLDDPGNRKKAKTRGPAAARTGRSAVARAAGSGASAAAWGAGGGSGACGSSSRSATGTSQARAEEGTGRRGETDVRDRSRRVEAGTLQPTKYVQ; via the exons ATGAAATCGCCGGACAAGTTCGTGCTCGTCCGGAACCGGACTTCTGAGGAGTGCGCGGCGGAGTGCGCCAAGAACTGTTCGTGTGTGGCGTACGCTTATGCTGATCTGAGCAGCAGCGGGACGAAGGGCGGCATGACGAGGTGCTTGATTTGGGCCGGCGAGCTGATTGACACGGAGAAGATGCGTGATATGGCTGGCGGTGAAACGCTCTACCTCCGGTCTGCAGGCTTGGATGATCCTG GTAACAGAAAGAAGGCAAAGACCaggggcccggcggcggcgcgcactgGCCGTTCGGCGGTGGCCCGCGCGGCGGGTTCgggggcctcggcggcggcatggggggcgggcggcggcagcggtgcctGCGGCTCGAGTTCCCGCAGCGCCACAGGGACGTCCCAAGCGCGAGCAGAGGAAGGGAcggggagaagaggagagacTGACGTGCGGGATCGTTCACGAag AGTTGAAGCTGGAACACTGCAACCAACCAAATATGTACAATAA